Genomic window (Oryzias latipes chromosome 17, ASM223467v1):
CTCCTCAGGCCGGAGACGTTGTTTCTGCTCTGCATCAGTCTGGCGCTGTGGAGTTACTTCTTCCATACCGACGAGGTGAAAACCATCGTCAAATCTAGCCGGGATGCCGTGAAGATGGTGAAGGGAAAGGTGGCGGAGATGATGCAGAACGAGCGGCTGGGAGGCCTCAGCGTTCTGGATGCGGAGTTCTCCAAAACCTGGGAGTTCAAAAACAACAACGTCGCCGTTTATTCCATCCAAGGGAGGCGAGATCATATGGAGGATCGCTTCGAGGTGCTGACCGACATCTCCAACAAGAGCCACCCGTCCATATTCGCGATATTTGATGGTCACGGCggagaggtaaaaaaaaaaaaagtgttttttgttttttaaatatatccaCTGCATTTAGTTTTACAGATGTTAGATCTATGAGCATCAGTCAGATCCAGATGTGTCAAAAAATGAGCGTTGGAAAGATctccaaaatattttaaataaaagctctAATATGTATtattccataaaaaaacaacataagtcAGCATCATTCGTGAAACACTTGGTGGGTTTGGTTTCAaacccttcccctccccactgCAGCATtgtgctccccccccccccccccctttgtgcAAACCTCCTCTTGACTTGGGCTTCATCATAGCAGAGCTTTGTCTGGGTGCTCTGACAATGGGTGGGGGGTCCTTCATTCGCTGCATGGTTATGGGGGGTGTAGTTTCACATGATGGGGGCAGAACAGAACAAGCCACCATCTGTCCCCAAATGTGAATTTTATGACAAATGAGGTTCAttagaaaactttgaaaattcaaacttagaaataaaaacttcttaaaagttgaaaaatcaatgttcttcttttcttttactcttCCTGCCAAAACTAGGAACTGAGCCAGAAGGATGAGGATGCTGTTGGTGCAGTTGGTTTTGATCATTTACTGTTGTTTGCTTTTGCAGAAAACTATGAAAAGTATTTCTGATATCATATTTTACAGAATTTGGGATCACCAAAGCCTCCAACACAAACCTATCAAACTTCAGCCTAAAagtttttccatttcatttaTAGCAAGATTAGGTTTAGTTTCTGTGACGCAACAAATTAATGGAGCTAAGCCAAATCCTAACCCTAATACTGTAGAATActtttatattaatattttttagaattctgcaaaatagaaacttttaaaaacccATCTTGATGAAAATCGTAGGGGGGGTTTGTGGGGGGTTTCTGATGTTCACCCTCATTTATGTAGTTTGCTTTTACTTTGGATGAAATAGTATTGATTTTTTAGAGCCTACTCACCTAGAAAACACTTCCAGAGTTAAAAACCCActttaataaaaattgtgtttttggtgtttttaatgtgttcttgtggcatttttatgatgacggaggacatatgtaaagaaaaatcagcttaaaattgcattcctgagtgtggcttttttttccaaatcattgtgaatcaggatcagatcAATGAACAGCGTTTAAAAAAGAGCGTAATTGTGACGCTTggtgggctacaagctccctgctccacttcattctgatgtatccacttgtagacgactagatccatgtatgtcttagttttcctcgtctgagcgggAATCTAGCTCAAattatttgttctttatttgtgtaattttaaactttcttttcttccttttattttgaagcactTTGGTACCCTCACAGAGatgtaaagtgctatataaataaagttacattaatttttttttaatggtttatttcaagcaatcaaatagaaataatacacaaaacaatacaatcatcagttatacattcataaaataactaatcaaacttgggataattagacatattaataaaaattgcttgaaagggagtggaaggaagcgaatttatataatcccacccctgttctactggaactattttattacatgatttatgattatccggttcctaacttttatcagacaggattaagaatcttgaagtatcaataaaacacatgacaaagaaaattcattcaaaactgtacaactggatagctctaatattgtgcaacatttttgttgcacaaggTTAGCATGTCAACAGATAGCTCAGTTATACTTGACAGGAAGGGGGTACGGGGCTGCTGCCCTGCCAACAGTCtcgtccacaactcagaagtgagtCTTactcagaaactatgtcctagaaaacgacacagtttttttatttttttattttggctataaacgtcataatcatatttaaaagaccactgggaatagcttttacaatagatcaaaagataatcagagtgggtctctaaacTTAGTTAAGAAGGTTTATTAGTAAGTAGTTtattagtgtgttttttttcctggcttggtaattttttcacattttttgtccATCTTTTTACAAGTCAGACTTAAGCAGAGCTGTTCCAACATACCATAATATTAAAACAGACTTGATCACGGTGGATTACGGAGTCAACCCATTTacctttttctgtctgtgaaTGCAAAAGCTGCCTCGGCCTTTGGCCATTCCTGCAGACGGTGGCAACAAACACAGGTTGGATGGTGTTTACCCACCTGGATATCAGTCTATTCCTTTCtcataaacaaatatttacttctctaacatcatctttgtttttttgtcacttttcttacatgtttttttttcttttactatatAAAATTAACATAATTGACCTTCTATCCCTCACTTCCTTCCACAGTTGGAAGTGCTTTGGGTCATGGTGACATCTTCCTTATCAGTGGCTTTTTTAGTCAACTAAGAGCTCAAGACAGCAGATGTGTTGAACtctcattattatttttaaagacgcactccaatgaaaactgtgtttttggtgtgcatgtttttgtggcattttttctcatgatgcaggacaaaaaaattaagcttaaaataacatttcagagCATTTCTTctctcaaattgttgtgaattagtaGCAGATGAaaattgcagtttgaaaaagcttctaGCAGTGTTATAGATGCTACATCTATAGCATCtatggggagccagtttagctcgtgctggtttgcggcgccttccgtccgtgaaacctgggttcgactccgggctgctccctgttcccttctctacctcctccggttccaagcccggcttgagaaggttgcgtcaggaagggcatccggcgtaaaacactgccaaatttaccatgcgacttgttcgctgtggcgacccctgatgggagaagccgaaagaggaagaagagtgtTATAGAtgctacaatcagcaggctctctgctccattccattccaatgcatccactttcagacagATAAattcatgtacatctttgtttttctcgtctaagctgacatctggctcaaaactgtaccgCTGGACACTTTgcaaatacaacaaaagatgatcagagttggactttaaataaaaccttttgaGCCCTGGTTCTTCCatgatgcatttattttgacaCTAAATATTTGTAGGTTTTTAATGGTCTTCTTCAACAGGAAGCTGACCCTCATTCCACACATGTACCAattttgtaataattttaaGTCTTTGGGTCCGGATGTGTCAAAAGATAGAAGAGTGATCTTTatagttacttttttgtttggtttttaacatCTGTATTCTTTTTAAAGGCATTGATTGTTGTGAATGAGTTTAGTTTTAGGATTATTTTTGATACATTTAAGAATGTGCAGGAGTCatcacatcctttttttttctttccaaatgtCGAGTTTATTTTAATCACCTTGAACTGTGCCTGCAGTTTGAACCTGCCTCCCCCTAAAGTGAATAGAAACGGTTTTAAACGTCACCATGTGTTTTACAGCCAtagatacaaacaaaaaaaggaaatctttgGGGTTACCTTATTCTACAGTCAAATGTGTAACCAGATGTCTGTTAAACTAAAGCTGTAGGAGAAGAAAGTCAGTTAAACAACTGctcaatgtttttcctttttaaagcaaacttGGGATTGTTCATCTGTGGAGGTTCACACTCGTTCACACTTGTAGTTAATTTGATATACTTTGTCCAACGGCAATTAAAtctaaaaacatataaaaaggaaaaaaagaaaatgattataTCATTATTAAACCGGACTTGCATTTATATAAAGgttgattcttttttaatcatttactgAAATGAATTAAgcattaaaaaagctttttttgtccTTAGAGAACAGACTAATGCAAAAGAGCTGAAGTTATGAAATGAAATGATGTCTCTTTAActaaaagttattaaaaagagaaaaatctttttggATTTTGACATGATTCCACATCATTCGCCTAATGTAAACCTTGGCAAAAGAAATGAcgaagaagcagaaaaagctgggGAGGAGGATGTTCAATAATTCAGCTCTTAACACCTGCTacatgttacagaaaaagcacttAACTAAATTAGATTTGTATTTCACCACATATATTTAGTCTTTCCGTTTCACCAAAAATCTGTCTTTAAACCAGAATATCTGCAAATAATGAGATGTAACGTATTCATTCCTATTTTGTGTGGACTTCTACTAAaatctaattttaattttactgtGAGAAAGTTTTTTTGGCACAAAGAACTACAGTTATGTTATGCACggcaaggcaaaaaaaaatgtttgcgtAGCACCTATTGCACACAGAGGCAGTTCAAAACTTATTTTGAAGTAGTTTTAATTCAAcccaattttgttttaaactggtAGCCAGTTTAAAGTCCCCCTAagacaataaaaagaagaaaatgttcccagtggtatttaaATTATAACTGTGAAATTTctaaccaaaatcccacaacctaaatgccttaaaaagccacatttcatgtttatctgaaacCACcgtttccaaaatctcctctatATGGGCGTGGCCATTTGCCTTTGAGCCCTCCTTTCTAATGACGATAGCTGCAGTCTTGCATGAGTGACACAAGGGGGGCACAAACTAcaccgactgacagtctctattccTACAGGTGTCTCTTTAGCgataaaaaaactgtgaaaagtgacacatttttggttccaaatcgaCTCTTTTTGAGCAAATGTGCAGAATGACAAAACTAATGTGTTAACCAGACTCTGCAGTTTAATCAAAAGAACTTTGATAAGCCCATGATAAATGCTTTGAAATACATTATAATTTAAGCTACAATGGACTAGCAAGCAGCACAggctgtggctcagaactgatttgatgctTGCACATGCAGACTGTTGAATTACcttgcacagcaaataaaatgaaatgccagaaaaaaaagtgactatTCTCACGCAATTTTCCAAATACGTgcggccagtgctgaacttttttcttggctgcagggacccagaggaagggttatGTTTAGGATTGTTGAGCTCCAGAAAGCCCCaggctcaggaaccatttgctGGTTTAACCCGAACCGTAACtcgctaatgggactttaagtttaatttgaaattcgtgcaaccaacaacaaaatccagccttggacgcATCTAAAATATGCCCAGAAAACGCAGCAAAGTGCCATATTTgtgcacgctggacggggcagggCATGGAGCTTGCACCCTTGGGCCGTTGTTGACATCAACAGctcatttgtttcacaaagagcgtctttgcgacagtttgattgacagcaatttCAAAAGagatatactcagaaatgcaaaaatgaaatgatttcttattacgtttgttctctttcataagaaaaatggcacacgttcacagcacaaaaaaacaacaacatgattttcatttaaGAGAGTCTTTAAGGACTTTACAAAAGGAATGATTTGATTGTTTCCTCTAGTTTTGATTGAATCTCTGGCAGTATCGTTCTGGATAATCTGCCACTTTCTGAGTCTTTTGGAAAAGCAGACCAAACTGTTTACTGTGAAGGTTTAAATGCCATTCAGGAGTTTAGCTGCTCCAGGCACCAGCAGATAATAAAGCAAATATGCAATTGTAATACAATGATTGGAAATCACATCAATCTTGGATTTTATGCtctccaatgaaaaaaaaaaacatgtctgccCTTTGAGATATAATCTGACCCAACTGTGGACTGAACCTGATAATCCCTCCCACTTTTCCAGCTGATCAAGAAAATTTTATGCTCCAGTAAATCAAAAGTTGCTGTCagatcaacctttttttttctttaaagaagcaAGTAAAACCAAAATTCTAGGTGCAGTTATAAATGTAATGCTAaattatgtgtaaaaaaatcatcatttttaATTCTATGGTGCAATAATGGCAGTGGTATTATGATACAGGCTTAACTAAATGGCTTaccattgtaaaaaaatatagttaatttgaattttatgaacaactccttaaaaaaaagtttgggaaAAACAGTGGATCACACAGCAAGATATTTGGTTATCGAGCATATTTTTAGTTAAGTTAATTAATTTTAAACTCATTTTTGTTAGCTTTGTTGGTTAAAGAGCTTGCATTGAAACCATTCAGTAGTATTTAAAAACTAGCAACAGGAGAGCTACTTGACACAAAATCTTCCATTTATTGCAGTACAGACATAACTGAAAATGTggctttgatattttttttgtttaaaaacctgttttcaaAGAGGGCTCTGAATCCCGCCTCAGTCTATCCTTGGTCTTCTATCTGGATCTCTCTGTatctcattgtgtttttttttatttcctcctcATCTAAGGCTGCAGCTGACTACGTGAAGGCCCATCTGCCCGAGAcactgaagcagcagctgcaggcctTTGAAAGGGAGAAGAGGGAGAGCTCTGTGTCGCACGCCAACATTCTCGAACAGCGCATCCTGGCCGTGGATCGTGAGATGCTAGACAAGCTCTCTGCCAACCACGATGAAGCAGGTCAGACGGGGCGAGGAAGGTGTTAGGAAATGTAATTATGTGGCACACTCTGTAAGCCAGGAAGAGGAGATGGCCAACTTCAACTTTTTGGAAAGTTTTACGACATCCCAAGCAAAACAAAGTAGTCAatactacaagtatacttagtctGTACTAAAAGTGATGCAGTATGCtggaagtttactttttaaatatttaaatggttccttaagtctgaagaaatattcacTTAGTATACTTCCTATACTACACCTACATGGTCTATAGTAGAGTTCttatacttatactcaagtatacttgataaaataaatttcaaGTATATTAATTTCTGCTATGCAGGGTGCTAAATTACAATTTAACAAAATATAATATACactatatatagtatatatacaCTAAAAGCAGATTAAATAAATTTACAGAAACACCTTATGCCTTGTGACATTAATTAACATATAACCATTAACATTTATATATATCAATTAGGTAcataaatgaattattttttctacagtttttgTCAACCTATAAATTATGTTGCAGCATTTACCagtaaacttttttattttgcttaaagagctgctggagaagtaaaataaaatgctaaactTAATTTAATCTAACTTTATTTTGCTTAACAGTTAGCTGTCTACTTTTTCTACTTCTATTCTTTCAtctttctttcatctgctcctgattcacaaagatagaaatacacagaaatttaattttgagcctaattttcttaacatgtttcatccataaatcagaaaaagaatAAAGCAAAACATATTCACATGCACTGAAATGGGAAATATGTTTGGGGAAGCTAATCGAAGTggatgatttgatttttgatacAGACTCTTCAATTCTTAAGAATTATTTCCAACACCTTACAAAAAAAttccaattaaaaaatgtagatgggtttcttttttacaaattgcacaattcaaataaaaataaatgacatttctgtgtttcaaatagcacattaaagttttttttatttgtttttatcatcagcTTTAACAGTGAATAGTGTTAATTCTCCTCATAAAGCATTACCGTAATAACATCTGCAAAAGTCCCTTTTATCTagcttttcaaaaacattttaaatatatccTAAATGAGAATAGTAATATCATCTGGGTAGTTATGAGAGAAATGTTGGAATAGGCAGTATTTGGTGTCTTATCTGGGTTTCCTGTATAGGAACAACATGCCTGGTGGCGCTGCTGTCCGACAGGGAGCTCACCGTGGCCAACGTGGGAGACTCTCGCGGTGTGCTGTGTGATAAAGACGGAAATGCCATTGCACTATCGCATGATCATAAACCCTATCAGCTTAAAGAACGCAAGAGGATCAAGAGAGCAGGTACAAGCTGACATCTACTATGATAAAATCTATGCAGAGGTGGCCTTTGCTCTTCATTTGCAAATTAGAGTCCTCTGCTTCCACCTATTGGTGCAGTCtggaaaaacagttttgacagattttgacTCTCATGTGCTTTTGCCtttcctgtcttttttattttaaattcttcacgtcttattttttttaaaaactttcttgtctttttcttttgtctttcaggAGGTTTCATCAGTTTTAATGGATCCTGGAGGGTGCAGGGTATCCTGGCTATGTCCCGCTCCCTGGGAGACTATCCCCTGAAAAACCTCAACGTAGTCATTCCCGATCCTGATAtaatgacctttgacctggaTAAGCTGCAGCCGGAGTTCATGATCCTCGCCTCGGATGGGCTGTGGGATGCCTTCAGCAACGAGGAGGCGGTACGGTTCGTGCGCGAGCGTCTGGATGAGCCTCACTTCGGTGCCAAGAGCATCGTCCTCCAATCCTTCTACCGTGGTTGCCCCGACAACATCACTGTCATGGTGGTCAAGTTTAAAAGTGGAACTGGGGGGAGCAGCAAGGCCAGTGATTAGGACTGGATCATTTGGATGCGGAAATGCAACATAGAACAAAAGGAAAGCATCAGGAAtctgcaaaacaaacagaaaaatattgtaatttttACACACTAACACGTCTGAAAATTGAATTCATCATTACATCTAATCCACCTAGTGGAGAAAAGGGGCATTGAACCACAAAGCCCATAACCATcttctatattgttttatttaaaaaaaaaaaaaaaagactgaaacagGAAACTTGTTTTAACCAGCACACATAAGACTCTGATTGCTTCACTTtaaatgtgcatgaatggtACGGCTCCCCTTGGAggcattcatttttatttattttttttcttttggaggaGGCTTGAAATGTGCCTACGCAATATTTACTGTGCAACGTACTGGAGGTGCTGAAAATGCAACtgcaaaaaacaagacaaacagcATCCAGCTTGCAGCGCCTCCATAAGTGTTGAACGAGTCTGTTCCCCTTCTGATCTAAAGAAATGTATCTTGTTAAGTCCTTTCCTAAATCCAGAAGGATGCAACTCCCCAAATACCGTATATCCTCTGGATATCAAACCTCTGCAAACTTTCTGTTATGGCATTTGTTTGTCGAAactgaacaaattaaaaaaaaaaaataagcagcaTGGAAATGTTAGGTCAAAAACATTTAGCAACGAAC
Coding sequences:
- the LOC101174949 gene encoding protein phosphatase 1L, translated to MIGDTMTLLSLLGRIMRYFLLRPETLFLLCISLALWSYFFHTDEVKTIVKSSRDAVKMVKGKVAEMMQNERLGGLSVLDAEFSKTWEFKNNNVAVYSIQGRRDHMEDRFEVLTDISNKSHPSIFAIFDGHGGEAAADYVKAHLPETLKQQLQAFEREKRESSVSHANILEQRILAVDREMLDKLSANHDEAGTTCLVALLSDRELTVANVGDSRGVLCDKDGNAIALSHDHKPYQLKERKRIKRAGGFISFNGSWRVQGILAMSRSLGDYPLKNLNVVIPDPDIMTFDLDKLQPEFMILASDGLWDAFSNEEAVRFVRERLDEPHFGAKSIVLQSFYRGCPDNITVMVVKFKSGTGGSSKASD